The genomic window CCGCCCAGCTCGGACTTGCAAAGAGGGCACAGCGCGTTGATCTTGAGCCACTTGTCGATGCACTCCATGTGGAAGACGTGCCCGCAGGGAAGCTCTCGCAGATCTTCGTTGTTTGAGAACCTTGATAAACAGATGCAGCAAACCTGAAAGAGCCCAGAGGTTCGCAGGTGTCAGCTAATCGCGCAACGTGCCACAAATGTGTATGCATGAGCAAAAGATTCCACACTTGATAAGTGTGAAATGGAAAACGGGTGGGAAACTCACGGCGTCTTCCGCGGAGATAGTCCGCTCCTTGTCGGTCCCAGATGCCAGAACCCCGCCATTGTCTTCCCCCACTTCTCCTCCATCGCGGATCCTCATCGACTTGTACTTGTACGCCACCAGCGTGTTGATTACTTCCGCGGTAGCGCCTTTGTTCATATCCAGATCCTCGTGGAAGCCTACCATGGAGATTATGCAGGGCAGGCAACAGCATATCATCGTGCACAGGATGAATGGCAGTGCATAGCCGATGAAGCCGAATGCAAGGAACACTATACACAGCCTGAAAAATGATTACAACCAAATAAGCAAGGTATTCCGAGGTGAAAGGAACGTGCCACGCACAGCACCTAGCAACACACACCTGTACAAGTTAGGAGCGTCATGGACGGAAGAGCGGCCACCGAATATCCACACATTCCCCACAACAAACCACACGGCAAAGAAACAATCCAAGGCCAACTTCAAGCACGCAACCAATGCGTAGACCCTACAAGTAAAAAGTATCTTGTTACTTCGTAACTTTAAACATCAGGAAGAAGTCAAAACGTTGCATCTCATCCAGGGGGCAGAGTAAAATGATCTAATGTATTGGGCATTCCTGAAAGACCTAATGTTTACTCTCATTATTAGTTATGCAGAAGCAGCCAAATCGTCATAGCTAAACTGCTCTTGGAGGTGGTTCAGTCGAAGAGAATGTTCTTTTTTTCACAGGGGAAGAAAATGTTACCTTGGACTTGCAATCGGGAAATTGTTTCTTGGGACTCCAGTATTGTTATCTTCGTTTACAGCTTCTGATGCATGTGCAGATGAAATTGATGCAAAAGAATCAGACTCGGATATGTTCCTTTGAGATGAACCCTGGGCTGATGGTTCTTGCTCGATGTTCTGGCAATTGCGATGGAGATAGCGCCAATAAAGATGTGGAATAGTAGCAACACAGCCTATTATATAGCCAACAACCCACTCAAACAGTGGAGCGCGTGGATGCTCATTCCTTGATACCGACAGGACAGTAACAGCTGCTATAATCTGACTAACATTTACAATAAGCTCGATTGAGATCCATAAGCCAGAATTCAGAGGATTCTGCTGACGATTGACTTGATCCCTTCTCACGAAAGATGCGCTTCGAAAGTCAGGCATACCGGTTGTGCCAGAACTTTCTGGGACAGGAGGAACTTCATTTGAAGGACCTCTGTTGCGGTTCAACTCATCCAAGTGATTATGATTGTCCGGACGGGATGTTGATGGCGACGTCAGATCATTCCTTGGTATGTCGATTGTGTGATCATGACGAGTGACATTTCCAGGGTGATCCATCAGTAAAGGATGCTAATCTGGTGCACCTTCACACTGCGATTCAGCAGGAGCGGCTGTAAACTGGAAACCAAGCCAGCACCTTAGCTTGACATTTTCCTTGGTATGCAGCAGTTTCCGACAGAATGCTCTATATCTTTCTCACACACTCTGAACCGCGATGTGTTTCCCCCCTACACGACCTTCAGGTGACTTTTAGTGTACCTGAAGGAAAGGAAAGTTAATTGGAAACTTCAGTTCACTGCAAATCTGTGTCACTAAATTATGAAAGCCTTTGTATAAGGTAAGACATCATATTTAATAGACACGATTGCACTTGAAGGAAAGGCCATAGCCTGACTTTATGAAAGATTACAATGATCATATTTAGTGTGTAAGGTAAGCCTCATTTACCATCCCCAATTCCAATGTAATGTTGCAAATTTTGGCATTATAGAATCAACCTTTTCATCAACTGTATTCTGCAATCCTACAGCTTGACCACAAACCAATTATGCAAGGAAGAGAAAAGGATCAATCTACATTCCGAAGGCACGCCAGAAGTGAATGCCTTTTCCCAGTGGCATGCAACGAGTAGGAACTTAGGAACGATAGGATTAGTGGGTCCAATGTAACATCTACCAACCCTAGAAACAAAGATCAATTGTGGCAGACCAAGATACTAGTTCAAACGCCGCGTCAACACATTTAGCTCAAATCAGCATTACAATGAAAACGGAGGAAACAAAAAAAAATGCTGCAATAATGCCCCTCCTAATGATCAACGCTCACCATTCCCTCAATTCACCTGGCTGTCCGATACGCATGGAGAGCAGCAGCACCAGGGAAACCAAATCCAACGGGCATTACTCATAGTCATAGAAGGAGCATCCATCTCAACCCAACAATGTGGCTAAGAAAATCCAATATTCGGCATGAACACAACCACAAGATCAACCCGGTAGATCACAGCGATTCAATCGAACCAGCAAACCCTGAACGCAAACCGGCAAACTCGGAGGCAAACAGAACCACCCCCAATCCCGACGATGGGAGCAAGGCAGTCTTTGTATGTGGCAAGACATCATATATCATTCGACAGGATTACATCTGACTTATGGAAGATCGCAAAGCACCAGAGCATTTGTGCAAGGCAAGCCTCGTTTACCATCCAAAATTTCAATTCTTTTTTTCCAAATATTTGGCAAATTTGCATGCAATCCTAGAGCTTGACCACAGACCATTCATGACAAACAGGCTAACCAAAATTCAGAAGGGAAAACCAATTGTTTTTCAAGTGGCATGCATTGGATTAGCCGACCCAATGTGACTAATACACCTACCAGCACCAGAAACAAAGACCAATTCTGGCAGGCCCCAAATACTATACTAGTTCAAACGGCGCCACAAAATACTAGTAGTTCAACGGAAGGAAACAAGAGAAACGCTCCTCCTAATCGTCAACGCCGCCAAATCACCGGTGTCGTTtgtcgtttcaaaaaaaaaagcatGTGGAGAACAGCAGCTACAGGGAAACCAAATCCAACGGGCATATTACTCACGCCGTCTCAACCCAGCATATTACGTACGTACGTGGCTACGAGAATCCGATACCCTGCACGAACACGCCGACAGGAGCAGCCCGGCAGCTCGCAGCCGATTTCAATCGAGCCGGCGAACCCGGAGGCGACCGGCGCCGCCCGCCCGATCCCGGAGCGAGGAAGGGAAGGGACGCACATACCGGGCAGGGCGGGGGAAGGGGCGGGGCGTGAGCCGAAGCTTGGAGCTATAGGCCTCGTCCTCctcttgtcgtcgtcgtcgtcgcgctcCTGGCGGAAAATTTTATCCTCTCTCCTCCATTTTTGTCTGCTCCGTCGGTGCTTTGCCTTATGTAGGTCAGCGGTCAGGAACGAACAGGTCAAGCGGGGGTCAAGCGGGGGCAGCTCGGTAATTACGGACGAAACGCATCGTGGCCGCTGGTGCGGCCAGCGGGGCGGGATCGGACGGCCGGGGGGAGGCGGGCGGGTAGGCCGTTGGCGCGTGCAGGATTAGAAACTTCTTTGTTTGAAAACGGAGTCGTTTTCCTCGTAAAAACCGTGTGGGATTAGGTAGAGTAACAGTAGGGGCGAAGGATTATTAAGCATTTTTTATTAGCATTAAAAAGATTTCTTCTCCTTCGACTAATGTTAGGTAAAACAGGTACATGGCTGCTGCAAAACACATTTTCCGTCTCACAAATATAGCAAGCGCACATTTCAAGCGTGCGATTGTTCTATTTTTAGGGGTGACTAGTTAATAAATCTTTAAAATTGCTTAGCTTTTCTAAGAAGTATACATTTGTTATGTCATTAAATCCTGATGATTATAAGTACAGTACATAAATACATTTTCCCTCTCACAAAATGTGGTTTTGCGTTCCTGCTGCATATTGCCGCCCTTTCTACTCTTCCCACCCATGTATAGAACAGACAAGCTCAACTAAAAAAACAGGCAAGTTCAAACTGAGTGCAtaactttgcaaaaaaaaaaaaactaaaggGCTTGAGCACTGAAAAAGTAAGTCACTTGTACTCGCACTCACGGATCAACATCATTTACAAACCTAAGGCAATTGTGAGAAACTGGAGTTTCATTGTCCCATTTTGAATTTTCTATAAAAACCAATGCAGTATCAACTTCAAACAAAAATGCCAGTAGTTCCCAATAGAAACAGAGAGCCAACTCAAAAGCATAGCCAGTTTATGCATCTAGTTTCTTCTCAGCTTCACCGATGACACGCAATTGCTCGAAAAAGGCGGTGAGCTTCCTCATGTCCTCCTCTTGGACACTGGGCGGAGCCTTCTCTCTGTAACCGGACGCTTCCATCTTCTGAGACAGGGCATGCTGTAGCCTGCACGCGTATGGATAACAAGAAACCATGTTACAGGTGAGACAGTGGGATTAACAACGACAACCATACATGCGGATCTTTAGCGGGAGAGAACAATTAGATGGCATATCAAGCTTACTTTTGGATTTCATCCCTCTTTTTCCTAAGCTTTTCGAGCTCCGCTTCCGCATTTAGAGCTCCTTGAAGCTGAAGGTATACGGACAGATCTTTGTTGACAACAGCAGTCGAACAGTCAGGTGGAGTTTCGTCACTCTCTGCCAGGATCTGGAAATTGTCCAACATCAAATCAGTGTTTTTCATCAAACAGATGAAAAAGGATAAAAACAACTACGAAAATTGATTATTCTGCGACAGACAGTCACTTGAGATGATATGCTCCACTCCAGGTTTTAGCAAAACATCAGATCCGTAAAGGAAGTTTTCAGATAATAAAACACATAATACAGCTAAGGAAATGCAAGGCAAAACCTTAAGTGACGATACAGAAGAAAGAGACACCACTAGAGATTGATAGCACTGAACAGTGGCAGCAATATCTTCGCCTCGACAAAGTGCAAAAGCAGGTCGCCTGTTCATGAAAAAGATGAGAAATAAGATGTCTATTTGGCAAGCCAACTGTAGAACAAGAATTAAGcaaccatatactccctccgttcctaaatataagtctttttagagatttcactatggactagatacggatcaaaatgagtgaatctacactctaaaatatgtccatatacgtccgtatgtagtttgtagtgaaatctctaaaaagacttacatttaggaacggagggagtatatcatgcACAGTAGATTGTGAACACAAAGCCCAGGTACATGACCATATATACACACCTTTCATTTGTATCTGTCGGTGGCTTCAGAGATCTTAGTTTGTTCACAGTATCCAAGATAATACCAAATTCACTTTCAAGTTTATCATCTGCCCATTCCTGTGATAAAGAACAATTGTTTTCCACTAAGAAAAGGATATTGCCACATGAAGTTCTCTGTATTTAAAGTCTTCCGTTAGACATGAGTATTACCTTAACAACAGATGGATATTCTGATATCATAATGGAATTTTTTCTGCAAGAATCTTTGGGCTGAGGAAGACGCTGCCAGAGTTCTTCTGTTACATAAGGCATGAATGGGTGGAGCAGACGCAAACCATTGTCGAGGCAAACCCATAGGGCATCTCTACAAGCAGCTCTTGCTGAATCGAACTCTTGAGAGTCATTGAAGAAGTAAGGTTTTACAGCTTCTATAAATACATCACATAGCTGGTATTGCCACCATGAGTAAATAGCAGATGTTGCATCGGCGAACTTGTATGCTTCTAACGAGGTCACAGTCTTGCCAATAGCCTTGTTAAGTACCGAGAGTATCCATTTGCAGACCGGGGGCATTGAAGACACAACAATGGTTGCTGGTGGAGTATAATGATCACCAAGCTTGCCCATTGCAAAACGAATGGCATTCCACAATTTATTGCACCACTGGCGATATCCAACAACCCTCTTGATATCAAGATTTATCTTGTCAGACTGCAAAACAAGAGAGATTCTATAAAAAGATGAATTGGAAGCTTATAATACTACAACAGAAACTCAAATGGGTCTGACTATAACCTGAGAAGTGTAAGAAATCAGTGCGAAACGGAGTGCATCAGTGCCACATTCAGCAATGCCATCAGGAAAATCTTTCTTCTTCCCTTCTCTTGCAACACTTAACTCATTTGGATCCAGGTTGCCTTCTTCCAAACGTTTGAGGAGATCTTCAAGTGTCGTACcgtttatcacctcgaggggatcAACAACATTACCAAGTGACTTGGACATTTTGCGGCCATGTGCATCACGGATCATAGGATGCAGATACACCTGCAAAAGAGGGTGCAATCATGACTCAGTATGTGAGACAATTAAAGCATATCTTCAGCTAGAAAAGAGTTGAAGCTCAATATGGTTGGTTAAATAAGTAGTTTCGGAATTTAAAGAGAAGCACCTTCCATCCAGAAAAGAAAAGGGTAAGTTAATAAGTTTAAGCATTTAACACTACATGATAGTCTCAATCAAGCACACAGTACAATATGACAAAAGACGATGATGACAGAAATGTAACTTGTATTCAAAAGTAACTAAGAACAGAGTTCATGCAGGAAGATGACCCGTTGACACAAATGACAGATCGCGGAATAATAATTGAAAAAGGGCAGAAGTCTGGAAAACTTATAGGGCACTATATTGTCAAACAATTACGCTCTCATTTTTTGAACTGAACCTTGTCTGTAACATCCACATACTCCAACTACCAAGGTTTAAGGTAGATTGACGTGTATCTTCAGAGTTCAATCAGGACAACACTGGAATGGCATGTAGAGGCAAATGGCAGAGCAGCAAATAGTGCAAAATGGACAACCTCATTAATCCattcagcaacaacaacaacaacaacaacaaagcctttagtcccaagcaagttggggtaggctagaggtgaaacccataagatctcgcaaccaactcatggctctggcacatggatagcaagcttccatgcacccctgtccatagctagctcttcggtgataccccaatccttcaggtctctcttaacggactcctcccatgtcaaattcggtctaccccgccctctcttgacattctccgcacgctttagccatccactatgcactggagcttctggaggcctgcgctggataCCCCAAG from Triticum aestivum cultivar Chinese Spring chromosome 3B, IWGSC CS RefSeq v2.1, whole genome shotgun sequence includes these protein-coding regions:
- the LOC123069017 gene encoding E3 ubiquitin-protein ligase At1g63170 → MDHPGNVTRHDHTIDIPRNDLTSPSTSRPDNHNHLDELNRNRGPSNEVPPVPESSGTTGMPDFRSASFVRRDQVNRQQNPLNSGLWISIELIVNVSQIIAAVTVLSVSRNEHPRAPLFEWVVGYIIGCVATIPHLYWRYLHRNCQNIEQEPSAQGSSQRNISESDSFASISSAHASEAVNEDNNTGVPRNNFPIASPRVYALVACLKLALDCFFAVWFVVGNVWIFGGRSSVHDAPNLYRLCIVFLAFGFIGYALPFILCTMICCCLPCIISMVGFHEDLDMNKGATAEVINTLVAYKYKSMRIRDGGEVGEDNGGVLASGTDKERTISAEDAVCCICLSRFSNNEDLRELPCGHVFHMECIDKWLKINALCPLCKSELGGSTAASSEAGPEGQHQQNENRERGDVESQR